A DNA window from Ictalurus furcatus strain D&B chromosome 22, Billie_1.0, whole genome shotgun sequence contains the following coding sequences:
- the LOC128625509 gene encoding uncharacterized protein LOC128625509 isoform X4 produces MHLCAGVILLLVPCVVLSVDRQKVFGNLHESASLPCTVQCSGELTWTRFQKQDDVLVRCSSVSCRSKDGFIVSYEQYLKGNSSLTMLKADYSLRGLYMAKCVSETVCEVVFTLSPLEMTRVIAPGEPIDVHLPLTDLVEVSFTASDAVQPSNLQICSVDKEKIQCSPDYKERASLLNTLQIKDGDVSDSGNYTVRDKVNDETLAIVTVHMRGKKDLKIIIYVYGILHTLDLCLMILYIVLLTPDWLIG; encoded by the exons ATGCATCTCTGTGCAGGAGTGATATTACTGCTAG tCCCCTGTGTGGTGCTGTCCGTAGACAGACAGAAGGTGTTTGGGAATCTGCATGAGTCGGCGTCTCTCCCCTGTACTGTGCAGTGCTCTGGTGAACTGACCTGGACCAGGTTTCAGAAGCAGGACGATGTTCTGGTCAGGTGTAGCAGCGTCTCGTGCAGGTCTAAAGACGGGTTTATTGTCTCTTATGAACAGTACCTGAAGGGGAATTCCTCCCTGACCATGCTGAAAGCTGATTACAGCCTTCGAGGACTCTACATGGCCAAGTGTGTCTCTGAGACCGTCTGTGAAGTCGTCTTTACGTTGTCCC CTCTAGAGATGACCCGTGTGATTGCCCCAGGTGAACCCATAGACGTGCACTTACCCCTCACTGACCTGGTGGAGGTGAGTTTTACTGCCAGTGATGCTGTACAACCATCAAACCTGCAGATCTGCAGCGTGGACAAGGAGAAGATCCAGTGCAGTCCAGATTATAAAGAGAGAGCGTCTCTCCTCAACACTCTTCAGATTAAAGATGGAGACGTCTCTGACAGTGGGAACTACACAGTACGGGATAAAGTGAATGATGAGACTTTAGCCATCGTAACGGTCCATATGAGAGGTAAGAAAGACTTAAAAATCATCATATATGTTTACGGTATATTACATACTCTTGACCTGTGTcttatgattttatacattgtgctCCTgacacctgattggctgattggataa